The Candidatus Paceibacterota bacterium genomic interval TCCAAAAGCCGAGATCTAATCTTGTCGGCCACAACTCTCGCTTTGCCGTCGCAAAGCTCGGTCGCAGCCCCCGCCTCGCGGCCTCGCCTGCTGGCTCGGCATCGCACCGCAAGGGTACTTCCAATTTCTAACTCGCATAGCTCGAAGAAATTTAGGTCGCTCCGGCTCGGACAAGTATCGAAATCGGACTTGTCGTCACAAATATTTTGTTCGCCGTCGCTCACAAAATTTTCTGACCACGCCTCGGCTGTTTTGCTTGCTCACAAAACATGCCTCCGGCTCGGACAAGTATCGAAAAAAGCGGAGCAGTCCGCTTTTTTCTATCTTGTCCGCCCGGTAGGAAGTTCGACCCTTACAGGGTCAGTGCCCTGTTTGGATTTTTCTTGCGCGTGAGAAAGCTTAGAAAAATGCTCAAACAGGCTTCGATTCCTACACGGAGACATAACATGTCTCCTCGGGCGGACCATTCCGCTTCGCTACATAGTCCGCCCGGTAGGAATCGAACCTACGACCTTCTCCTTAAAAGGGAGCCGCTCTACCAACTGAGCTACGGGCGGATAAAAAAGTAGAAGAACTATATCAAAAAATAGTTCTTTGTCCAATTACTATAAACTATAAACTAGCTGCTACCAGTCGACTAAAGCGGCAAATCAAAGGCGAGAAAACCCGGGCCGCTAACTAAAAGTGAAAGCAAGATTACGATGAGTAGTAAGTAAACCCGCTTATTGTAAACAATTGCACCGGCCCATCTCGGAGTTTTGGATTTCAATGCTTGAATTAGCAAAATCAAAATCAAAACTAAGGCAACTGGTTGGGTGAATAATCCGATAACCAAAAAAATTCCGCCCAAAACCTCTAAGAGGGCAATTATTCTGGCCAGAATTGATTTTGGGGCCGAGAGACTCCTGTAAAGCTGGTAACCGGAATAAATAATAATCAAACCGGCCACGATCCGAAGAAGCGTCGGTCCGGCGAGTCCGTAGGTCAATAAATTTGGAAAAATACTTAACATGGCATTATGATAGCATAATGAATAATCAATAACCAAGAAACAATAACCAAGAAACAATAACCAAGGTAAGTAGACGCTACCGAGTATTGTTAATCGGAATTTGTTCGGTTATTGTTTCTTGGTCATTGGTGATTGTGGAGTGATTTTATATTTAATTATGTCAAAACAAAAAAAAGAAGTTTGTCTCGTGCTAGACAATATCCGAAGTGTCTATAATGTTGGCGCGATTTTTCGGACTGCCGACGCTTTGGCTGTTGATAAAATCTATTTAGTCGGTGTGACACCTGCGCCGATTGATCGTTTTGGCCGATTTCGCAAAGATTTGGCTAAATCTGCTTTGGGTGCGGAGAAGAGTGTGGCTTGGGAATCGGTTTCGACCCTGACTGTTGTCTTAAAAAAACTAAAAAAAGCTGATTATCAATTGATTGCGGTCGAACAAGGCAACGGTTCAGTTGATTATAAAAAGGTAAAGATTAAAGCAAAAGTTGCTTTTGTCGTGGGTGAAGAAACCAAGGGAATCACTAAAAAATCTTTAGCTCTTTGCGATTTAGTAGCCGAAATCCCGATGCGTGGCCAAAAAGAGTCGCTCAATGTTTCCGTGGCGACCGGAGTGGCGCTTTTTAGAATTCTGAATCAGTAGCTTGAGATATCGACCGTGTTGCCGGCCGAGTCAATAAGTTTAATGATTTCTCGTTTGCTTTTCCAAATTTCGTCGGTGCGATTTAAGAAAACCCGCCATTCGGAGGTCGAGTAAAAATCGGTGTCGTTTAGGTGATCGTCGACACAACCGTTGTAATTAAAGTGAGCCGTGATGAAGTCTTGGCAGGTGTTGCCGGCTTTGAACGGAAAAATCTCAGTTGGCATCTGACAGAGACTGATTCTGTCAATGTAGTCGCGACAAGTGTCATTGAAGCTTTGCGGGTCAAGCGGGATGTTGGCGTCTCTGGCGGCCGGACATTGATAGTTGATTATTGGGGTGAAGGTCTGGAATTGGTTAAGGTAGCCTGAACATTTGTTCCCACGGAAAGAATAGCCGACCGGCGACCGACCGGTTGAGATGATCGCTCGTTCACCCGGTGTAAGGACAATAGCGCCTTCAGAGTTTAATTGGCCGGAACGAAAGATTTGGGTGCCACCGCCAATAGGATAACCGTTACCGGTTGCGCCACTGGCAATTTTCCACCCGGTAATATTAACCCCTTTGGCATTATTGCTGGCGGCCCTGATTGTGATGTATTCCTGTTGCGGGTTAGAGGCAATAGCGCCATAGGTGCTATCTATTAAGACCAAATCGGCGTAAACCGAAATACCTTTGTCTGGCAAAATGTCCGCTACAGCCGAAGCTGGCCCGGTAGGAGTTTGGGGTGCTTGATTATTGTTGGTTTGGCCGGTGTTCGAATCGGTCGGGCCGGTACCGCCACTACCGACTAGACCTTCCAAAGGTTTGGGTAGACTGCCATAGCCGGTGCTGTTTTCGCCAATAGTTGTGGGTGGGATGAGATACGGTCCTTGAGTGGCAATTGGTCGGTTATAGCCACCGGTCCAAACCCAGGCGATGATGATGAGAATCATGATGGCCACCAAAGACATAAAGTCTTTGCCGGCGCTTTGAGTTGGTTTAGTTTTTTTATCGGCCATCGAAATAGTATTAGGTATATAGTATTAAGTATATAGTATGGGGAAAGAAAAATCTAAGAGTAAAGAATTTGATGCTTGGGGCAGAAGTGAGCGCTGCGACCGCCGAGTTTGAGTTTGGTGATGATACCGGAGCATCTTTTCTTGCCACATTTTCCGCTAGTCTTTTGATAAGCCTGATGGTGATACTGGAAATTGCCCTTGGTGCCGAGTGGAGTGCGATAATCCGAAGTTGAATCACCGCCAAATTGGATGCCTTTTCTCAAAATCAGCTTCATTGAGTCGAACATCTTTTTTAGCTTTAGTGCAGGAATTTTAGAGACAATCGAGAGGGGATGGATGCCAGAGTCCCAAAGAATTTCGTCAGAATAAATATTGCCAATGCCGGATACAACTTTTGGGTCCATGAGAACCTGTTTGATTCTGCTTTTGGGCCAAGTGAATAGACGGCCTTGGAATTTTTTGAAATCAAAACTTTTTTCGAGGGGTTCTGGGCCAATGTCGGCCAAATGCCCAGTTTCGTGAGCGGTTTTGGTTGGTAGGAGAGTGACTTTAGCGAACTTTCTCACATCGGAGAGAGCCAAATGTTTGCCATTTGTAAACGAAATAACTAAATGAACGAATCGGCTGTAGGGGTCTTTAAGCGCCTCGGGCGCAATCGCGATCCAAGGGGAAGCTGTTAGCTGTTGGCCTTTAGCTTTTAGTTTTTCGGATTTACTTGAAACTTTTAACTTGGAACTTGGAACTCGCCTGTACGTTCCGTACAGGAGTTGGCCGGTCATTTTCATGTGAACCAGAATTGTCTGACCGTTTGAGAGGTTTATCAAAACATTTTTACCGCGCCTTTCGACATTTTTAATTTTCGCGCCAATTACGCTGACCCGAAATTTTCGGAAAAATTTCGGGTCCTTAATATTATCTTTTCCCTCATGAATTTTTCCGCCATAATCGGTCCAAGCATCAGAAATAGTAAGGCCGGAAATCAGCCGGTCTAGCATTGTTGCGGTAGTGTGGACTTCGGGAAGTTCGGGCATGATTATAAGGGTATAGCTCCGACGGTTGTTTTACAAGGTCGGGACCCCGTCTAAAGCGTCGGGGCGTAAGGCGTCTAAGGAAGAATGACTTGACAAACAAATGAATTTTAATATAGTCTGATTTCAGAAAGGGGTTGGTTTTATAAATCAATCTAAGTGCGGTTAACTCAAAGTGAAAGGATTGGAGTATGAGCGCAAAAAAGCCGGAGGTCAGCTTGGATTACCTTCTTAATGCCCTGGTTGATATGGGGTTTCTCAAGCAAGCGCAGGTGGATGAAGTTCGGGCCCAAACTCTTCGCAAGGGCGGGGTGGTCGAATGGCTCATGAAACACGGACGGCTGACTGAGTGGCAGGTCACCAAGGCCAGGGCGGCCCAGTTCGGCGCCGAGGTCATCGAGGACGACAAGGTCGTCGTCGCTAAGAACTGGAGAAGGCGTTTACCCAGAAGTGTTGGCGCCAAGTTCTTCAAGGAACGCCAGGTGGTTCCGGTCCAAATCAGTGCTGGTGGTACCCGGGGTGTCTGCAAGGTGGCGCTGAACGATCCGTCGGACCTCGACACGATTGACTTCCTTTATCACCTGACCCGCATGGACATTGTGGTCAGGGTTGCTTCGAGGCCAGCTATCAAGAATGCCCTGTCGAAAATGCGCGACCGGGTGGGGCGATAGTCAGGGTTTATTGTTTTGCATAACACCAAGATTAGTTCTTGGTGTTTTTCTATTATTTTTTCTCTAGCAGTTTTTTAATTCCTCTCTAGCAACAGTCGCATCATCCCAAGGGATTTTGGTGCCGTTTGGCCCGCAGATACAGGGGTCGGTGCCTTTGCCAGTAATTAAAACCGTATCGCCAGTTTGGGCGAGTTTCAAAGCCTCGCGAATCGCTTCGCGGCGGTCCATAATAATTTTATATTGTCCGTCGGCGATTCCTTTAGCCACTTCCTCAACGATTGCTCTCGGGTCCTCATCGTAAGGGTCTTCATTGGTAAGAATTATTTCATCGCAATATTGATCGGCAACTTTCCCCATGGCCGGTCTTTTCCATTTGTCTCGGCCGCCACCGGTGTTTCCCAAGACGCAGATTTTTCGCGAATCTTGGAAAACCTGATAAAGCTTTTCTAGGGAATCGGCGGTATGGGCGTAGTCAACAATTACCTCAAACTTCTGATTGTCAGAAATCTTTACATTTTCCACTCGACCGCGGATCCCTTTGAATCTTTCCAGGGCGGATTTTATAACCGAAATTCCGATACTTTGCGATTTGGCATAAGTAATGGCCGCGAGCATATTGTAAACATTAAAAAGACCGGAAAGGTGAGAGGTGATCAAGGTCTTGTCGATTGTAATATCGGTGTCATGAAGGTGTAGTTCATACGGTTCAGCATCTTTGACCGAGAACTTGATTTTCTCCGCAATATTTAGAGCGAGAAATAGAGCTAATTCTTTATCGTCGCCATTTACCACCAAAACTCTTCGCTTCTTTTTGGATTTGGCCAGAGCCCGACCGATTGAGAGTTTGGCGTCTTTATATTTTTCAAATGAGCCATGAGCCTCAATGTGTTCCGGAGAAATGTTGGTGACGATCAGTCCGTCAAAGTTTATCAGGCGGTGGCGAGAAAATTGGGCGCCTTGGGAGGTGACTTCAAGGATGGCGTACTGGCAACCCGCCTTCACGGCTCGGCGAAGAAACTTCTG includes:
- a CDS encoding DoxX family membrane protein; protein product: MLSIFPNLLTYGLAGPTLLRIVAGLIIIYSGYQLYRSLSAPKSILARIIALLEVLGGIFLVIGLFTQPVALVLILILLIQALKSKTPRWAGAIVYNKRVYLLLIVILLSLLVSGPGFLAFDLPL
- a CDS encoding TrmH family RNA methyltransferase, which gives rise to MSKQKKEVCLVLDNIRSVYNVGAIFRTADALAVDKIYLVGVTPAPIDRFGRFRKDLAKSALGAEKSVAWESVSTLTVVLKKLKKADYQLIAVEQGNGSVDYKKVKIKAKVAFVVGEETKGITKKSLALCDLVAEIPMRGQKESLNVSVATGVALFRILNQ
- a CDS encoding DNA-formamidopyrimidine glycosylase family protein; this encodes MPELPEVHTTATMLDRLISGLTISDAWTDYGGKIHEGKDNIKDPKFFRKFRVSVIGAKIKNVERRGKNVLINLSNGQTILVHMKMTGQLLYGTYRRVPSSKLKVSSKSEKLKAKGQQLTASPWIAIAPEALKDPYSRFVHLVISFTNGKHLALSDVRKFAKVTLLPTKTAHETGHLADIGPEPLEKSFDFKKFQGRLFTWPKSRIKQVLMDPKVVSGIGNIYSDEILWDSGIHPLSIVSKIPALKLKKMFDSMKLILRKGIQFGGDSTSDYRTPLGTKGNFQYHHQAYQKTSGKCGKKRCSGIITKLKLGGRSAHFCPKHQILYS
- the murE gene encoding UDP-N-acetylmuramyl-tripeptide synthetase, with product MKEKILRQIEKIIPAKAYNFFQPAYHYLMSLLGAIIYRFPSRKLIVVGVTGTKGKSSTTEILNAILEEAGFKTALQNTVRFKIDQNSEDNKFKMSMPGRFFMQKFLRRAVKAGCQYAILEVTSQGAQFSRHRLINFDGLIVTNISPEHIEAHGSFEKYKDAKLSIGRALAKSKKKRRVLVVNGDDKELALFLALNIAEKIKFSVKDAEPYELHLHDTDITIDKTLITSHLSGLFNVYNMLAAITYAKSQSIGISVIKSALERFKGIRGRVENVKISDNQKFEVIVDYAHTADSLEKLYQVFQDSRKICVLGNTGGGRDKWKRPAMGKVADQYCDEIILTNEDPYDEDPRAIVEEVAKGIADGQYKIIMDRREAIREALKLAQTGDTVLITGKGTDPCICGPNGTKIPWDDATVAREELKNC